The Arachis duranensis cultivar V14167 chromosome 2, aradu.V14167.gnm2.J7QH, whole genome shotgun sequence genome has a window encoding:
- the LOC107476181 gene encoding casparian strip membrane protein 2 has protein sequence MSTTIDVAESSHNNVSKGKATIVGTPKRPGGWKKGVSIMDFIVRLGAIASTIGAIATMANADQTLPFFNQFVQFEASYDSFSAFQFFVITLALVSGYLVLSLPISIVAIVRPHAVGPRIFLIILDTIFLTLATSSAGAAASIVFLEHNGEQDPNWLAICNQYGTFCMQTSEAVISSFLAVVSFIIIIIINTLALGKH, from the exons atgtCAACAACAATTGATGTGGCAGAATCAAGCCATAATAATGTTTCAAAGGGAAAAGCAACAATTGTTGGAACACCAAAGAGACCAGGTGGATGGAAGAAAGGAGTGTCAATAATGGATTTCATAGTGAGGTTAGGTGCCATAGCTTCCACCATTGGAGCCATTGCTACCATGGCCAATGCTGATCAGACTCTCCCTTTCTTCAATCAATTTGTTCAGTTTGAAGCCTCCTATGACAGCTTCAGTGCTTTTCA GTTTTTCGTAATTACATTGGCATTAGTGAGTGGCTACCTGGTCCTCTCTTTACCTATCTCTATTGTAGCCATTGTAAGGCCTCATGCAGTTGGTCCAAGGATTTTCCTCATCATCTTAGACACT ATTTTTCTGACTTTAGCCACATCAAGTGCGGGTGCAGCTGCTTCCATAGTATTTTTGGAACACAATGGAGAGCAAGACCCAAATTGGTTAGCCATATGCAACCAATATGGAACTTTCTGTATGCAAACCAGTGAAGCTGTTATCTCTTCATTCTTGGCTGTGGTttccttcatcatcatcattatcattaaCACTTTGGCCCTTGGGAAGCACTGA
- the LOC107476369 gene encoding casparian strip membrane protein 2-like: protein MSSTIDIVPESSNVIKGKAPLLGAPQRPGGWKKGLAIMDFILRLGAVAAALGAAATMATADQTLPFFTQYFQFEASYDSFTTFTFLVIGMALVGGYLVLSLPFSIVAIIRPHAAAPRLFLIILDSVFLVLATAGAASAASVVYLAHNGNQSSNWLAICNQYSDFCNQTSGAVVSAFIVVVIFMFLIVMSSLAIAKKH, encoded by the exons atgtcaaGCACCATAGATATTGTGCCAGAATCAAGCAATGTTATTAAGGGAAAAGCACCTTTGCTTGGTGCACCACAAAGGCCAGGAGGGTGGAAGAAAGGGCTGGCCAtaatggattttattttaaGGTTAGGTGCCGTGGCGGCCGCTCTCGGTGCCGCCGCCACCATGGCCACCGCCGATCAGACACTACCTTTCTTCACTCAGTACTTTCAGTTTGAAGCTAGCTATGATAGCTTCACCACTTTCAC GTTTTTGGTAATTGGAATGGCATTGGTGGGTGGGTACTTAGTTCTATCACTGCCTTTCTCTATTGTGGCTATCATTCGTCCCCATGCAGCTGCACCAAGACTCTTCCTCATCATCCTAGACTCT gTGTTTCTTGTTCTAGCAACAGCTGGTGCTGCTTCAGCTGCATCAGTAGTATACTTAGCACACAATGGGAATCAAAGCTCCAATTGGCTTGCAATTTGTAACCAATACAGTGATTTCTGTAATCAGACAAGTGGAGCTGTTGTCTCTgccttcattgttgttgtcatCTTCATGTTCTTGATTGTTATGTCTTCTTTGGCTATTGCCAAGAAGCATTGA
- the LOC107476182 gene encoding casparian strip membrane protein 3-like produces the protein MSTTIEVGESSSRKIAKEKTPLIGAPKRGGGWKKGVAIMDFILRLGAIAAALGAAATMSMADQTLPFFTQFLQFEASYDNFSAFQFFVISMAFVGGYLVLSLPFSIVTIIRPHAVGPRLFLIILDMVFLTLATASAAAAAAIVYLAHNGDQDSNWLAICNQFTDFCQQTSGAVISAFVSVVLLLFLVIMTAVALRSH, from the exons atgtcaaCTACTATTGAAGTGGGAGagtcatcatcaagaaaaattgCTAAGGAAAAAACACCATTGATTGGTGCAccaaaaagaggaggaggatggAAGAAAGGGGTGGCAATAATGGACTTTATTCTAAGGTTAGGTGCCATAGCTGCTGCTCTTGGTGCTGCTGCCACCATGTCAATGGCTGATCAAACTTTACCTTTCTTCACTCAATTCCTTcagtttgaagcaagctatgataaCTTCTCTGCTTTTCA GTTCTTTGTTATTTCAATGGCATTTGTGGGTGGTTACTTGGTCCTATCACTGCCTTTCTCTATAGTAACCATCATACGCCCCCATGCAGTTGGACCAAGACTTTTCCTCATCATTTTAGACATG GTGTTTCTTACTCTAGCAACTGCAAGTGCTGCTGCAGCCGCAGCCATAGTATACTTAGCACATAACGGGGACCAAGACTCTAACTGGCTTGCCATATGCAATCAGTTTACAGATTTCTGTCAACAAACAAGTGGAGCTGTGATCTCTGCCTTCGTTTCAGTGGTTCTACTTTTGTTCTTGGTTATTATGACTGCTGTGGCTCTTAGGAGCCATTAG